The Ictidomys tridecemlineatus isolate mIctTri1 chromosome 6, mIctTri1.hap1, whole genome shotgun sequence genome includes a region encoding these proteins:
- the LOC144378373 gene encoding uncharacterized protein LOC144378373, which produces MKFTTLLLVTVLAAALDCVQVATSDSVPDSAPPTDNENSADHEYSEEFPDLPDELKFLKLFLVKGIAAAKNGASKAKTGMQTGAEGGKKVYEDANEFIKGLKERFGKSRLLSKQ; this is translated from the exons ATGAAATTCACCACTCTGCTCTTGGTGACAGTTCTGGCAGCGGCCCTGGACTGTGTCC AAGTTGCCACCTCCGACTCTGTTCCTGACTCTGCGCCCC CTACTGATAATGAGAACTCTGCTGACCATGAGTACTCTGAAGAATTCCCAGATCTACCAGATGAACTCAAGTTCCTCA AACTCTTCCTAGTGAAAGGTATCGCTGCAGCAAAAAATGGCGCTAGTAAAGCAAAAACAGGAATGCAAACTGGGGCCGAAGGTGGAAAAAAAGTCTATGAAG ATGCAAATGAATTTATAAAAGGACTGAAAGAACGGTTTGGTAAATCCCGTTTGCTATCTAAACAATGA